The DNA window CGCCAGACGGATTTCCCCGTCCGAGGTTTTGACTTCGCCTGATAACGCCTTCAGCAGTTCGTCCTGACCGTTGCCTGCTACCCCGGCGATGCCCACGATTTCACCCTGCCGCAAGGAAAAACTCACATCGGCCAGGCTGGCCCCAAACGGGTCGGCGCTCTTCCAGCACAGCGCATTCACCTCAAGGAGGGCCTCGCCGGGCTCGGCCGCATCTACTCGGGTGGAAACAGGCGTGTCATCCCCCACCATAAGACGGGCGATGTCTAGGGTAGAAACCTCTGCCGGTCGGCATTCGCCACTGACTCGGCCCTGTCGGAGCACCGTGGCGGTGTCGCAAAGGCTACGAACTTCTTCCAGCTTGTGGCTAATAAAGAGAATGCTACAGCCGCCCTTTGCCAACTGGCGAAGCGTGGCGAATAAGGACGCAACTTCCTGTGGCGTAAGCACCGAGGTAGGCTCGTCCAGTATCAACAGCGTGCTTTCCTGAATAAGGCAGCGGACGATTTCCACCCTCTGTCGCTCTCCCATCGATAGCGTGCTGACAAACCGGCGAGGGTCCAGCGCCATTCCGTAGTATTCGGATACCTCACGGATCCGCTGCGCCAGTCGACGGCGATCGCGGGCCTGATTCGCCGGGAGCCCGAGTGCAATGTTCTCGGCCACGGTCAGGGTTTCGAATAGGGAAAAGTGCTGAAACACCATGCCGATACCCAGCTCCCGGGCCCGGGCTGGGCTATCTACCTTTACCGCATGACCGTTCCAGATTATCCGGCCCTGATCCGGCTGAACCAGGCCGTAGATCACTTTCATCAGCGTGCTTTTTCCAGCGCCATTCTCACCCAACAGAGCATGGATCTGCCCTGCCTCCACGGCTAGATCAACACCGTCGTTGGCCCGGCATCCGGGATAGTCCTTAACGATGTCCTCCAACTTCAGCCGTAGCGCTGCACTCATAGACAGCCTCATATCGCTCAATCAGGTAACTGGCCGCAAAACTGACCATGCAATCAACATTTGAAGGACGAGCAATATGTTTGCCAATTATTAATATCAGCCCAAAAAAACAATAAACAAACCATTTGGTCAGATTTTTGCAGAATCCCGGGTATAAGTCGGCCCGCCCCGGTTTCTGTAAGAGGGGGTAGCCTCCCAGACCTTGCCTACTGCCTGGATACGGAGAGAAGCGTGATCGAATTCGTACTCAACGGACGCCCTCAAAAACTTGACCAAGTCGACCCAAACCTGAGCATTCTGGAGTGGCTACGCACCAAAATGCGGCTTACTGGCACGAAAGAGGGGTGCGCCTCCGGAGACTGCGGCGCCTGTACCGTTATCATCGGAACTCCTGACCAGTCGGGCAAATTTCAGCATGAAGCGGTAAACAGCTGTATCAGCCTTATAGGCAGCCTGCACGGGAAACAGTTGATCACCATCGAGGCCTTCAGGCAGGAGCCCGGTCATCCGGTACAGCAAACCATGATGGAACAGCACGGCGCCCAGTGCGGCTTCTGTACGCCAGGTATTGTGATGTCTCTGGTGGCGTTGCACGCCAGCGGGCAACCGGACGCCAGCAGCGAACGAGCTATCCTTGAGGCGCTCTCTGGCAACCTGTGCCGCTGCACCGGCTATCGACCGATCGTCGCTGCCGGGCGCGAGGCCTTGGTCCAGGCCTGGTCACCGGACGACGAAACACATCCGGCGGCGTGTCTGGTGCAGGAAAAACGGGCTTTGGAGGCCACCTTGAGCACTGGCGTAGGTCTGTCATTACCCGACGGGCCACGCTACGACGCGCCACAGACGCTGGACGAACTGCGGAAACTTCGCGGGCGTTTTCCCGAGGCGCGTCTGATTGCCGGGGGTACTGACCTGGCACTAGAAATCACCCAGCAGCTGAAGACCCTGGAGCACATGATCAGTGTCGAGCGGATACCGGAGCTGTCGGGCTGCCGTGTGGAAGGCGACGAGCTGGTTATCGGCGCCGCCACAACCTACCGCCGGTTCCACCGACCAATTTCGGACCGGTGGCCGGCGTTCGATGGCATGCTGAGCCGGCTAGGCTCGCTGCAGATCCGCAACCGGGGCACCGTCGGGGGCAACATTGGCAACGCGTCCCCCATTGGCGACATGCCGCCGCCGCTGATCGCGCTGGGCGCGACCTTGGTGCTGGACGGGCCTGATGGTGAACGCCGGCTGCCGTTGGAAGCGTTCTTCCTGGGTTACCGGAAGACCGACCTGCAGCCCGGCGAGTTTATTCATTCAGTGCGCGTGCCAATGGCCCAGCCGGGGCAGCGCCTGTTCATCTATAAAGTCTCCAAGCGGCTGGATGACGATATCTCCGCGGTTCTGGGCGCCTTTCAACTAACTCTTGATGGCAACGAGGTGGTGGCCTGTCGACTGGCGTTTGGCGGTATGGCGGCCACTCCAGCCCGGGCACTGGCGGCCGAAACCGCCCTGTGTGGCCAACCCTGGACCGAAGCCAGCGTTGCTCGGGCCATAGCCGCTCTGGCCTCCGATTTCCAGCCCCTGAGTGATGTGCGCGCCTCGGCGGGTTATCGCCTACAGGTGGCTGGCAACCTGTTGCGCCGGGCTCTGCTGGCGTCCGACCCCCGTCATAACGATGAACCGATGCTGGTGACCGATTATGCGTAAGCTTCCTCTGAACGTCCCCGTTCCGGCCCGCAACGCCCGCGGTCTGGCTGGTGCCAGCGCCATTCACGAAAGCGCCTGGAAACACGTCAGCGGCCAGGCCCGTTACATTGACGACCTACCCGAGCCGGAGAGCCTGCTCCATGCCGCCGTGGGTCATAGTGACCAGGCGCATGCCCGCATTGTGAGTATGGACCTGAGTGAGGTAAGCGCCTATCCGGGCGTGGTGGCGGTGATTACCGCTGCTGACGTACCCGGCCACCTGGATATAGGCCCGGTCTTTCCCGGCGACCCGGTACTGGCGGATGGCCTGGTCGAACACATCGGTCAGCCCATCTTTGCCGTGGCAGCCACCAGTCATCTGGCCGCCCGTAAAGCCGCCCGGCTGGCAAAGGTGGAATACGCAACAATGGAAGCTGCCATCACCGTCGACCAGGCCCTGGAAAAACAGCTCTTCGTGCGACCCAGCCAGACCCAACAGCGCGGTGACCCGGATGATGCCCTGGCGCGAGCGCCCCACCGCCTTCGGGGGGAGCAGTACGTCGGCGGCCAGGAGCACTTCTACCTGGAAGGTCAGGCCTGCCTGGTGGAGCCCACCGAAGACCGCGGGGTGTTCGTCCACACCTCAAGCCAGCACCCTTCGGAAGTGCAGAAGCTGGTGGCGGAAGTGCTGGGGCTGCCGATTCATGAGGTACAGGCGGAGGTGCGTCGCATGGGCGGCGGTTTTGGCGGCAAGGAAACCCAGGCGGCACCCCTGGCTTGTGTCGCCGCCCTGTTGGCCCGGGCTACCGGCAGACCCGTGAAATACCGTCTCGCCCGCGCGGATGACATGATTCAGACCGGCAAACGCCACGACTTCTACAATAAGTATGACATCGGCTTCGATGGCAACGGATTAATCCACGGCGCCGACATCATGGTGGCCGGCCGCTGCGGCTACTCGCCGGACCTCTCTGACGCTATTGTCGACCGAGCCATGTTTCACGCCGACAACGCCTACTTTCTCGACCAGGCCCGGGTCACCGGCCATCGCTGCAAAACTCATACTGTCTCCAACACAGCCTTCCGCGGTTTCGGCGGTCCCCAGGGCATGATGGTCATCGAGCAGGCGATGGATGACATTGCCAGCTACCTGGGCCGGGACCCGTTGGATATTCGCAAGCTCAACCTCTATCGGCCCGGACGGGACGTTACCCACTACGGCCAGACCGTGGAACAGCACCTGTTGCCGGAGATGGTCGACAGCCTGGAGGCCAGCTCAGATTACCGCCAGCGCCGACAGGACATTATCGACTTCAACCGCTCCAGCCCCGTACTCAAGCGTGGTATGGCACTGACCCCGGTGAAGTTCGGTATCTCCTTTACCGCCAAGCATCTGAACCAGGCCGGCGCATTGGTCCACATCTATACCGATGGCAGCATTGAGGTGAACCATGGCGGGACTGAGATGGGGCAGGGTCTCTACATCAAGGTGGCCCAGGTAGTGGCTTCCGCCTTCCAGGTGGACCTTGACCGCATAAAGGTATCCGCCACCCGCACCGACAAGGTGCCCAACACCTCACCAACCGCCGCTTCTTCCGGATCCGACCTTAATGGCATGGCTGCACTGGACGCATGCGAGAAGATTCGTGCACGGTTGACCGCCTTCGCCGCGCACCACTGGTCTGTGCCAGCGGAACAGGTTTCGTTCGTGAATAACCAGGTGGTGATAGGCAGCAAGTCCTTACCTTGGGCAGACGTGATCCGGGCGGCCTATATGAACCGCATCTCACTCTCGTCCTCCGGCTTCTACGCGACCCCCAAGATTCACTATGACCCGGCGACCGGAACGGGTCGCCCGTTTCTCTACTATGCCAATGGCGTTGCCTGCTCCGAGGTGTTGATCGACACATTCACTGGTGAATACCGCGTGCTGCGCACCGACATTCTCCAGGACGCCGGTCGATCCCTGAACCCGGAGATCGACATCGGCCAGATTGAAGGTGGCTTCATCCAAGGCATGGGCTGGCTCACCACTGAAGAACTGGTCTACAGCGATGAAGGCCGGCTACTGACCACGGGCCCGGCCACTTACAAGATACCGGCAGTGTCTGACTGTCCGCCGGACCTGCGCGTGGCATTGGTACCGGAAAGCCCGAACCGTGAAGCCACTGTGTTCCACTCCAAGGCCGTGGGTGAACCGCCGCTGATGCTGGGAATCGCTGTCTGGAGTGCGCTCAGGAATGCCGTGGCCAGCCTGACCGACTATCGCTACAGCCCGAGGCTTGACACTCCGGCGACCCCGGAACGGGTTCTGGCCGCAGTTTCTGCCAGTCAGCGTTGGCTGGACGACCAGCAGGAGCACGCGTGATGGAGCGGCGATTGAACTGGTACCAGGCTGTGGCCCATTGTGAACAGACCGGCATTCCGTATGCGCTGGTTACCATACTGGGCGTCACCGGCTCCGTGCCTCGGGAGCCGGCCAGCAAGATGGTAGTAACTGGCGACCACAGCTATGACACCGTCGGCGGCGGCCACCTGGAGTACCGTATCTGTCAGCAGGCCCGTGAGCGTCTGGCGAGGGCCGATTACACCAGCGAACTGGCTCACTTTCCCCTTGCCGCCAGCCTCGGGCAGTGTTGCGGCGGCAGTGTATCAGTCTTGCTGGAAGCTCACCCCGGCTGCGAACAACAGCTTGTGATCTTCGGCGCTGGCCATGTCGCTCGGGCGCTGGTCACCATTCTCGGCGAACTGCCCTGGCGCGTGACCTGGGTCGATGAACGGGCGGACCAGTTTCCCGCCGAGGTTCCCGCCAATGTCCACGTTCACCGCACCGATGACCCGGTCGGCGATGCACCGATGCTGTGCAGCGGCAAGCAAGTGCTGATCCTGACCCACAACCATCAGCTCGATTTTGACTTATGCCGGGCGCTGCTCGACAGCGCCACCTGTGCCGGTATCGGCCTGATCGGCTCCAACACCAAGGCAGAGCGTTTTCGTCACCGCCTGGAGCACCGCGGTTACGCCACCGCCGACATCGGCCGTATCCGCTGCCCCGTGGGCCGCGCCGACGTGCCCGGCAAGCGCCCCATGGAGGTGGCCGTATCTATCGCCTCTGAACTCCTGGCGCTGACGACCGCCACCACAGGCACCGCGCAGCGAAGGGGCCTGCCCTGGAAAGAACTGCGCGGCCTGATCCAGAAAACCGAATCCGGAGAGCGCACAGAATGAGCCTGGAAGAATTGAACGACCTGCCCGAACGCCATGCCAAAGAGGCATTCCACAACTGCTGCGCTGCCGGAACCTGGGTCCGTGGCATGGTCGATGGCCGCCCCTACTCCAACCCCACGGCCATGCTGAATCAGAGCCACGCCCTTTGGCCCAGCCTTACAGAAGAGGATTGGCTACAGGCCTTTGAAGCCCACCCCCGTATCGGCGACATAGACAGCCTGCGCCAGAAGTATGCCTCTACCCGGTCGCTGGCCAGCGGTGAACAGGCCGGAGCGCGGCAGGCCCCGGAAGAGCTCCTGCAACGGCTCAAGGTGCAAAACGATGCCTACCTGGAGAAATTTGGGTTCATCTTCATTGTCTGCGCCACCGGAAAATCAGCGGAGGAGATGCTAACCCTACTGGAAACCCGTTTGGCCAATAGCCGCAAGATGGAACTGGGGAATGCGGCCCGGGAACAGGCAAAAATCGCTGAACTGAGACTGGAGAAATTGGTATGACCGACAGGAGCCCCGTGACGACTCATATCCTCGACCTTGGTGGCGGTCGGCCGGCCGCTGGCGTGAGGGTCGCCCTGGAACAGGTGCTGGAGAACGGCGCAAAGCTCATCGCCGATGCCGCCACCGACGACGATGGCCGCCTCATGTCCTGGTTTCGTGGCCCCATCGAACGCGGCCACTACCGGCTGCGTTTCGCCACGGGCGCGTGGTACCACGCACGCAACCTGAACACCTTCTACCCGGAGGTCACCCTGGATTTCCACGTCGTCGACCCGGACGCCCACTACCACGTACCGCTCCTGATGAATCAGTGGGGCTACTCAACCTACCGGGGAAGCTGATGATCCGAACTACCGACGTCCGCTTTCCCGTCGACTGCGAGGCCCATCGCGGCGCCCTGCTACATTTTCTCGAGGATCCGGGCAATGAGCCCGAGCCGGCCCTCGGCGCGACCGAATACCTCGAAGACGGGCTGTTGCTGATACACCATGGCAAGGTCTTGGCCACAGGCCAGGCCCGGGAGCTGCTGCCCAGACTGGCGCCAACGACACCCGTGACGCACTGGCAGGAGGGGCTGATCCTCCCAGGCTTTATTGATACCCATGTCCACATGCCACAGCTGGGCGTGATGGCCAGCTATGGCACGCAACTATTAGACTGGCTTGAGACCTATACTTTTCCCCATGAGGCCCGCTTCAGCGATAGGGATTGGGCCCGGACTGAGGCTCACCGGTTTGCTGATTTGTTGCTGGCGCACGGCACTACTTCCGGTCTGGTCTTCTGTACCTCCCACGCCAATTCGGTAGAGGCCCTGTTCGAAGCGGCCGAGGCCCGCAGTATGGGGCTGACCGCTGGTAAAGTGATGATGGACCGTCACGCGCCGGACGACCTGATCGATACCCCCGAGACCAGTTACCAGGAGAGCCACCGGCTCCTGGAGAAATGGCATGGACGGGGCCGGCAACGGTATGCCATTACTCCCCGCTTTGCCGCCACGTCGAGCCCCCAACAGCTGAGTCTGGCCGGAAAACTATCCGGCGAGTTTCCGCAAGCGCTGGTGCAGACCCACTGGGCCGAGAATCTCGGGGAGATCCAATGGATCCGTGAACTGTTCCCGCAACGTGCCAGCTACCTCGACGTATACGACCACTACGGACTGCTCGGGAATCACACGGTACTCGCCCATGGCATCCACATCGACGACGGGGACCGCAAGCGGCTGAAAGAGACCGGCGCCCGCATCGCCTTCTGTCCCACCTCGAATACTTTCTTGGGCAGCGGCCTGTTCGACTTCCGACGAGCCCGGGAGGCGGGCATAAACGTCGGCCTGGCTTCGGACGTCGGTGGCGGCACCAGCCTGTCGATGCTGGCTACCATGGGCGAAGCCTATAAGGTCTGTCGTCTGCAGGGTCAGACTCTGACACCCTGGCAGGCGTTCTATCTGGCGACCCTGGGCAATGCTCGGGTGTTGCATCAGGATCACGACACCGGCAGCCTCCAGCCCGGTCGCCATGCCGACTTTGTCGTACTGGACCCGTCTCGCGGCCCTCTGTTGGCGATGAAGAAGACGCACAGCCAGACCCTGGCGGAAACGCTGTTCGATCTGATGATCCTGGGTGACGACCGCGCCGTTACCGCCACCTTTGTGGCCGGTACTTGCCAGTATCGGCGCCCGCCAGCGCCGGCGTTCCTCCCCAGCGTCGCACTCACCTCTAACTATTCCAAACAAGGAGCCTGATCCATGGCGGCCTATCTGCACGAATGGCTGGCCCTGCTGGTCCGCTGGTTTCATCTTATCGCCGGAGTCGCCTGGATCGGCGCCTCGTTCTACTTCATCTGGCTGGACAACCACTTGCGGGAGCCGCCCACGTGGAAGAAACAGAAAGGCATAAAGGGTGACCTCTGGGCCATTCATGGGGGCGGCTTCTATGAGGTTGCCAAGTACCATCTGGGGCCCGAAAAAATGCCCGGAGAACTGCACTGGTTTAAGTGGGAGGCCTACAGCACGTTCCTGAGCGGCATGGCCCTACTTTTTGTTGTGTACTATCTGGGATCGCCGGGCTATCTGCTCGATGCCGGCAAGGCCGACATAAGCATGGCCACGGCCGCCGCTATCGGCCTGGGCGTCATCGCTTTCGCGCTGGCGCTGTACGAGGGACTGATACGGAGCCCTCTGGCCCAAAACGGCAAGGCCTTCGGCCTGGTGCTTTACGCTATTTTGGTCTTCGCCGCCTGGGCCCTGTTTCAGCTGTTCTCGGGCCGGGGCGCATTCATCCACGTGGGGGCCATCATCGGCACCATAATGGTGGCCAATGTGTTCCTGGGCATCATCCCCTCCCAGCGAGCGTTGGTAGACTCAGTGACCCAGGGTGGCGAACCGGATCCCAAGGTGGCCCGGTTGGCGGCTTTGGCCAAGCTGCGCTCTACCCACAATAATTATCTGACGCTGCCCGTGTTGTTCATCATGATCAGCAACCACTACCCGATGCTTTACAGTCACCCCTGGGGCTGGGCGATCCTGGCAGCGATCGGTTTTATCACCGCTTTCGCTCGTCACTTTTTCAACCTCAGGCATCGCGGCGTCAACCGCCCGTCGATTCTCGTTGTATCAGCCTGCTTGGCGGCGGCGTTAATCTGGTTTGTCGCCCCAGATACGGGAGCTGGGGCAAGTACGGCAAATGCTGTGACCCGGATCTCCGACACGACCGTCACCCAAATACTGGAAAAACACTGCACCAGCTGCCATAGCAGTCAGCCGTCACACCCAGCCTTCCAGGCCGCGCCGGCTGGCATCGTGCTGGATGAACTGTCCATGCTCGACAGTCATGGGGCTCAGGTACGCCAAGCGGCCGTGGTCACCCATTACATGCCCTTGGGCAATACCACCAGCATGTCCGAGGAAGAGCGACAACAGCTTGGCCAGTGGTTGATAAGCCGGCAGCAGTCAAAATAATCGGCTACAAAACGCCGTGGTTTGATTCTCAACGCCGAAGGGAGGAAAGAACAAAGCAGTAGGCCCCAAACGAGGGGGCCACTGTAAATGGATCCTACTGCTTCTGCGACTCGGCCTTTTCTGCAGCCGCGTCAAAGTTCGCTTTGATCCGCTGCAACAGGTAATCCCGGGCGGAAATGGGCGGGTATTTGCCCTGCGGACTTTCGATCATGACGTCCTTGTTGGCCTGGCAGAAGAAAGCCAGGCTGTAGCGAGAGCCGTTGTATTCGCCCGGTCTGGGCATTCGCACGCGGTGGAGGGTGGACTTGAGGCGGTCATCGCTCCACCGCATCAGCATGTCGCCGATGTTGCAGGTAATCAGGTCGTCTTTCGGCAGCACACTGAACCATTCCCGTTCATCGCCCTTTCCTTCTGCATCCTTTCCCGGGCTCACCTGTAGCCCGCCCTGGCCCGTTTGCTGGAAGACCATGGTGAGACAGTCAAAATCGGTATGCGCGCCAGCCCGCCAGATGGATTCATCCAGCCCAGCCTCATCCGCCAAGGGCAGATAATGGAGTAGCCGAAGGGTGCTTTGGTAGTCCGGCAGGGCCCGATCATGAGCCTGCGTGAAGAAATCTCGCGCAAATCCCAGGCGGTCTGCAAAGCAGGACAGCACCTTCATGCCCAGCTGCCAAGCCTGATACTCCATATCCAGCATTACTCTGTGAAACTCCGGCACGATTGTCTGGTTGGGCCAGAGGTCGTCCATGTGCGGCAAGGTAATTTGGAAGGACTCCTTCTGGTCAGCTGTGCCGGTAGAGGGCCGCACCTGGGACATAAATTCCCAGCCGGCATTGAGGCCTTTTTTCAGCGGATACTGCGACTTCTGACCTTCTGGGAGTTCAAAAAAGCGCTCTGATACCTGGAACGCTTTACGAACTACCGCCAGTTCCAGTCCGTGGTTGGCCAACTGGAAGAAGCCTACCTCGGTGGCAGCAATCCATAGCTGCTCAGTAATCTCTTGTCGACGGTGCTCGAAGTCGGTGAGGTCAATCACCGGTACGTCACGGTCGATTTCCTTTCCCATACCGCCAAAAGTGGTTTCCAGGTTGAGTTCTTTCAGGTCGTATTTCTTGGTAGTGGTGGTCATCAATGCCTCCCAGGCAGAACATTCTGAGGGATTAGGACCGGACAGGATGGGGCGAGCACTACCATGGCGGCCGCGAAAGCCATTGCCTCGATGTCGCCAACCGCCGTCCGGCCGACAACTGAGCAATGACCCGAAACTACCGCAAGCACGGCAGGTTCCTGACTGCTTCTACTCAGACTGGGCGGCTGCAAAAAAGAACAGCCACACTTACACCAAGCAGCCTTTGTGCCAGCGTGACAGCAATCTGTGAATCGCGGTCGATCAATTCGTTGCCTCCGATTCGGTTTTTCGTCCGGCTCGAGTACGTACCTAAGCAGTGCATTTTTACCCTCACGGGCACCGCTACGGTGCAGAAGACATCTTCAGGGCGAGCGCCGAAACAGGATTGACCACATGGTCAAAAATGGAAGGATTTTTGCATTGGTGGGATGCCCGCTGTGCGTATATCAAACGTTTTACATCACGACCTCATGTGTCTAAGCACTTGCAACAAGAGTAGAAGCGGTCAGGAGCAAGACTCCGGGACATTGCTCTTTCTCACACCAGGAGCAGCCTGTGAATTATCTGATCCAGAACGCGACGGCCATTTTTTCCGCCAGCCACGCCAAAGCAACCGACATCCGCATCACTGACGGGCGTATTGCCGAGCTCGGCCGGGACCTCAACATGAGCCCCACCGCTCCGGAAACAACTATCAACGCCCAGGGCTGTGTTATCTGGCCGGGGCTGGTTAACACACACCACCACCTGGCCCAGTCAGTCATGAAGGGTGTGCCGGCGGGTCTTAACCAAACCCTGGGGGATTGGCTCGGCAGCGTGCCCTATCGGTTCTGGCCAAAGGTGACGCCAG is part of the Hydrocarboniclastica marina genome and encodes:
- a CDS encoding ABC transporter ATP-binding protein; the protein is MSAALRLKLEDIVKDYPGCRANDGVDLAVEAGQIHALLGENGAGKSTLMKVIYGLVQPDQGRIIWNGHAVKVDSPARARELGIGMVFQHFSLFETLTVAENIALGLPANQARDRRRLAQRIREVSEYYGMALDPRRFVSTLSMGERQRVEIVRCLIQESTLLILDEPTSVLTPQEVASLFATLRQLAKGGCSILFISHKLEEVRSLCDTATVLRQGRVSGECRPAEVSTLDIARLMVGDDTPVSTRVDAAEPGEALLEVNALCWKSADPFGASLADVSFSLRQGEIVGIAGVAGNGQDELLKALSGEVKTSDGEIRLAGHAIGGLSPAQRRRLGMAVVPEERLGRGAVPELSLAANALLTASSQGLVQKGLIRFARVKAFAREVINDFGVRCNGEESPAGSLSGGNLQKYIIGREALQSPRLLVASHPTWGVDVGSAVAIHEALVRLRNSGTAVLLISEDLDELYQLCGRLGALCNGRLSPLAPTSGVSIEQLGRWMAGDFSRDEVADAAA
- a CDS encoding urate hydroxylase PuuD, encoding MAAYLHEWLALLVRWFHLIAGVAWIGASFYFIWLDNHLREPPTWKKQKGIKGDLWAIHGGGFYEVAKYHLGPEKMPGELHWFKWEAYSTFLSGMALLFVVYYLGSPGYLLDAGKADISMATAAAIGLGVIAFALALYEGLIRSPLAQNGKAFGLVLYAILVFAAWALFQLFSGRGAFIHVGAIIGTIMVANVFLGIIPSQRALVDSVTQGGEPDPKVARLAALAKLRSTHNNYLTLPVLFIMISNHYPMLYSHPWGWAILAAIGFITAFARHFFNLRHRGVNRPSILVVSACLAAALIWFVAPDTGAGASTANAVTRISDTTVTQILEKHCTSCHSSQPSHPAFQAAPAGIVLDELSMLDSHGAQVRQAAVVTHYMPLGNTTSMSEEERQQLGQWLISRQQSK
- the uraH gene encoding hydroxyisourate hydrolase; its protein translation is MTDRSPVTTHILDLGGGRPAAGVRVALEQVLENGAKLIADAATDDDGRLMSWFRGPIERGHYRLRFATGAWYHARNLNTFYPEVTLDFHVVDPDAHYHVPLLMNQWGYSTYRGS
- the uraD gene encoding 2-oxo-4-hydroxy-4-carboxy-5-ureidoimidazoline decarboxylase — translated: MSLEELNDLPERHAKEAFHNCCAAGTWVRGMVDGRPYSNPTAMLNQSHALWPSLTEEDWLQAFEAHPRIGDIDSLRQKYASTRSLASGEQAGARQAPEELLQRLKVQNDAYLEKFGFIFIVCATGKSAEEMLTLLETRLANSRKMELGNAAREQAKIAELRLEKLV
- a CDS encoding isopenicillin N synthase family dioxygenase — translated: MTTTTKKYDLKELNLETTFGGMGKEIDRDVPVIDLTDFEHRRQEITEQLWIAATEVGFFQLANHGLELAVVRKAFQVSERFFELPEGQKSQYPLKKGLNAGWEFMSQVRPSTGTADQKESFQITLPHMDDLWPNQTIVPEFHRVMLDMEYQAWQLGMKVLSCFADRLGFARDFFTQAHDRALPDYQSTLRLLHYLPLADEAGLDESIWRAGAHTDFDCLTMVFQQTGQGGLQVSPGKDAEGKGDEREWFSVLPKDDLITCNIGDMLMRWSDDRLKSTLHRVRMPRPGEYNGSRYSLAFFCQANKDVMIESPQGKYPPISARDYLLQRIKANFDAAAEKAESQKQ
- the xdhB gene encoding xanthine dehydrogenase molybdopterin binding subunit, with translation MRKLPLNVPVPARNARGLAGASAIHESAWKHVSGQARYIDDLPEPESLLHAAVGHSDQAHARIVSMDLSEVSAYPGVVAVITAADVPGHLDIGPVFPGDPVLADGLVEHIGQPIFAVAATSHLAARKAARLAKVEYATMEAAITVDQALEKQLFVRPSQTQQRGDPDDALARAPHRLRGEQYVGGQEHFYLEGQACLVEPTEDRGVFVHTSSQHPSEVQKLVAEVLGLPIHEVQAEVRRMGGGFGGKETQAAPLACVAALLARATGRPVKYRLARADDMIQTGKRHDFYNKYDIGFDGNGLIHGADIMVAGRCGYSPDLSDAIVDRAMFHADNAYFLDQARVTGHRCKTHTVSNTAFRGFGGPQGMMVIEQAMDDIASYLGRDPLDIRKLNLYRPGRDVTHYGQTVEQHLLPEMVDSLEASSDYRQRRQDIIDFNRSSPVLKRGMALTPVKFGISFTAKHLNQAGALVHIYTDGSIEVNHGGTEMGQGLYIKVAQVVASAFQVDLDRIKVSATRTDKVPNTSPTAASSGSDLNGMAALDACEKIRARLTAFAAHHWSVPAEQVSFVNNQVVIGSKSLPWADVIRAAYMNRISLSSSGFYATPKIHYDPATGTGRPFLYYANGVACSEVLIDTFTGEYRVLRTDILQDAGRSLNPEIDIGQIEGGFIQGMGWLTTEELVYSDEGRLLTTGPATYKIPAVSDCPPDLRVALVPESPNREATVFHSKAVGEPPLMLGIAVWSALRNAVASLTDYRYSPRLDTPATPERVLAAVSASQRWLDDQQEHA
- the guaD gene encoding guanine deaminase; its protein translation is MIRTTDVRFPVDCEAHRGALLHFLEDPGNEPEPALGATEYLEDGLLLIHHGKVLATGQARELLPRLAPTTPVTHWQEGLILPGFIDTHVHMPQLGVMASYGTQLLDWLETYTFPHEARFSDRDWARTEAHRFADLLLAHGTTSGLVFCTSHANSVEALFEAAEARSMGLTAGKVMMDRHAPDDLIDTPETSYQESHRLLEKWHGRGRQRYAITPRFAATSSPQQLSLAGKLSGEFPQALVQTHWAENLGEIQWIRELFPQRASYLDVYDHYGLLGNHTVLAHGIHIDDGDRKRLKETGARIAFCPTSNTFLGSGLFDFRRAREAGINVGLASDVGGGTSLSMLATMGEAYKVCRLQGQTLTPWQAFYLATLGNARVLHQDHDTGSLQPGRHADFVVLDPSRGPLLAMKKTHSQTLAETLFDLMILGDDRAVTATFVAGTCQYRRPPAPAFLPSVALTSNYSKQGA
- the xdhC gene encoding xanthine dehydrogenase accessory protein XdhC — encoded protein: MERRLNWYQAVAHCEQTGIPYALVTILGVTGSVPREPASKMVVTGDHSYDTVGGGHLEYRICQQARERLARADYTSELAHFPLAASLGQCCGGSVSVLLEAHPGCEQQLVIFGAGHVARALVTILGELPWRVTWVDERADQFPAEVPANVHVHRTDDPVGDAPMLCSGKQVLILTHNHQLDFDLCRALLDSATCAGIGLIGSNTKAERFRHRLEHRGYATADIGRIRCPVGRADVPGKRPMEVAVSIASELLALTTATTGTAQRRGLPWKELRGLIQKTESGERTE
- the xdhA gene encoding xanthine dehydrogenase small subunit, producing MIEFVLNGRPQKLDQVDPNLSILEWLRTKMRLTGTKEGCASGDCGACTVIIGTPDQSGKFQHEAVNSCISLIGSLHGKQLITIEAFRQEPGHPVQQTMMEQHGAQCGFCTPGIVMSLVALHASGQPDASSERAILEALSGNLCRCTGYRPIVAAGREALVQAWSPDDETHPAACLVQEKRALEATLSTGVGLSLPDGPRYDAPQTLDELRKLRGRFPEARLIAGGTDLALEITQQLKTLEHMISVERIPELSGCRVEGDELVIGAATTYRRFHRPISDRWPAFDGMLSRLGSLQIRNRGTVGGNIGNASPIGDMPPPLIALGATLVLDGPDGERRLPLEAFFLGYRKTDLQPGEFIHSVRVPMAQPGQRLFIYKVSKRLDDDISAVLGAFQLTLDGNEVVACRLAFGGMAATPARALAAETALCGQPWTEASVARAIAALASDFQPLSDVRASAGYRLQVAGNLLRRALLASDPRHNDEPMLVTDYA